The DNA window AAGTGCGGGTGCCCCGGTTACTTGACGTACACGGCCGGCTGCACGTAACGGAACGAGCTGCCGGTGGCTGTCAGACTCTCGGAATGGCCCACAAACAGGTAGCCGCCCGGTTCAAGCAGATCCCAGTAGCGCTGCACCAGCGCGCGCTGAGTCGCCTTGTCAAAGTAGATCATCACATTGCGGCAGAATATTGCGTCGAACGGCCCCTTCATCGGCCAGGCGTCCATCAGGTTCAGATGGGCGAAGCGCACGAGCGCGCGCACCTCCGGGTTGACCTGCAGACGGGCGCTGTCGGCATCCACCGGCCGGAAGTACTTGCGCGCGGCGCCGACCGGCGTCTCGGCTAACTGGTCGGGCGCGTAGATTGCTTCGCGCGCCCTGGCCAGGATGCGGGTCGAAATGTCGGTCGCCAGGATGCGCGCGTCCATGCGCGCGATGTCCGGCCAGGTTTCCATCAGCACGATCGCCAGCGTGTACGGCTCCTCGCCCGACGAGCAACCGGCGCTCCAGATGCGCAGTTGCCCGCCGCGCGCCTGCCGCATGAGCGGCAACTGGGCGCGCAGGAAGTCGAAGTGCGCCGACTCGCGAAAGAAGCTTGTCTTGTTCGTCGTCAGCAGGTCGAGCATGGTCGTCAGTTCCGCGCCCGTCGCATCCCGCTCGACATAGTCGATATACTGCGTGAACCCGCTCAGCCCAAGCACGCGCAGGCGCTTGGTCAGCCGCGTCTTGACCAGCCCTTCCTTGCCAGCCGGGAGATTGATACCGCTAAGGCGGTATACCATCTCGCTGATGCGTTTGAACTGACCGCCCGTCAGTTCGACCGACATGAGATCGACTTCCATGCGACGTTCCTTGGTTGGCATTCAGGTTGACGAGGCGTAGCGCGGATGAATCGGCCTGCTCGCGCGATGCATCCGTGCGGACGCCTCGCGCGAGCAGGATGTCCGTCACGCGCCCGCGATCAAACAACCGGGCAGAGTCCTTCCAGCCCGCAGCACGATGCCCGCTGATCGTCGGGTCACTTCATCGCGCTCTTCCACGCCAGCAGTGCGCGGGTGAGCCTGGACGAGATCGCCGCATAGTCGCTTGAAGCGCCCATCAGCCGCTCGGCTTCGGCTTTGTTGCCAGACAGCGCAAGCTGTACGATCCGCGCGGCCGTCTTGTGGAACTCTTTGTGAAGTTCCAGGACCTGCTGGGCATACCCGGCCGCTTTGGTCGCTGCGGGCAACCCGTGCAACCATTTGCCGAAGGCGCACTGGTTGTCCATGGCGATCTTCTCGACCGGGGTATCGATGGTCCCGTCGCTAATCGCCTGGTAGATGCGCATCTTCCATTTGGCATGCGCATCGATGGCCGCGTCTATCTCTTTGATTATGAGCGCCAGGTCGTCGGGCGTGATGGTGATCGGCGCTGCCTTAACACCGACGGTTACGGCCGGTCTGACCCGCAGAGCGGCGACCTCGTCCTCATCCAACGGGATCCAGCCGGCCGCATCCGGCGTCGCCGCCCGATGCCCGTTGCCGTTGCCCCCCAC is part of the Chloroflexota bacterium genome and encodes:
- a CDS encoding protein-glutamate O-methyltransferase CheR; this encodes MSVELTGGQFKRISEMVYRLSGINLPAGKEGLVKTRLTKRLRVLGLSGFTQYIDYVERDATGAELTTMLDLLTTNKTSFFRESAHFDFLRAQLPLMRQARGGQLRIWSAGCSSGEEPYTLAIVLMETWPDIARMDARILATDISTRILARAREAIYAPDQLAETPVGAARKYFRPVDADSARLQVNPEVRALVRFAHLNLMDAWPMKGPFDAIFCRNVMIYFDKATQRALVQRYWDLLEPGGYLFVGHSESLTATGSSFRYVQPAVYVK
- a CDS encoding CZB domain-containing protein, which codes for FVLSGVSVRGGGVVKAPASRAVAPLQRKASVAVRVPARMGMTKVGGNGNGHRAATPDAAGWIPLDEDEVAALRVRPAVTVGVKAAPITITPDDLALIIKEIDAAIDAHAKWKMRIYQAISDGTIDTPVEKIAMDNQCAFGKWLHGLPAATKAAGYAQQVLELHKEFHKTAARIVQLALSGNKAEAERLMGASSDYAAISSRLTRALLAWKSAMK